The DNA window GGCCTGAACGTCCCTTCAGTGTCTATGAACAGGACAGACCCGTCAACCCCTCCTTTGTCCTTGGGAAGAAGCGCATTAACGCATAGCTGGAAGCCGATCTGGGTCTTCCCGCTCGCGAACCTGCCGTAAGCCTCTGTTATCGCGCACGTTTCCACGCCGCCGCCTATGAGCTCGTTGAGGCCCTTTGAGCCTGTCGATATCTTGCCGATTTCTTTCCTTTTCTTGTATACCGCGCTGCCGGTCTCATAGCTTATGGATGTCGATTCCTTCGCGGTTTGGATTGCCTTCTTTGCAGCATCAACGCTTATCCCAGCAAGCTCGTTTAGCTCATGGGGTGAAAGGGTTGCGATCTTGTCAAGCGAGTCTATCCCGGAAGACCTAAGCTTTTCCGCGGTTGTTGGACCGATGCCAGGCAAGTCCTCTAGCTCCTTTATTGATTTTTCCTTAGCCATCAAAATCAGTCATTTAGATTATGAATGAATAGGTATTTAAGTTTTGCAATATATGGTATCAAGGCAGCAAAATAAGGCGTTTGAATGACCACCGCAAGGAAAAGGCCAATGGGCAAGAGCGATGCAATACTGGCAACGGCGCTGAGAAGATGGGAGCAGCCGGAGGTCAAGGCGGCATTCAGGAGGGAGTTCCATAAATGGGAGTTGAGGCTTAAGCCGCATGTGGATGCCATTCGGCGCTCCGAGACCGTAACGGAAGAGGACCTCATGGCAAGGGTGCACTAGAAATGCGCAGCTGCAGGGGTTGTTATCTTTATACATATGGCTGTGCTGTAGTTTATAATAAGGGCAAGCCAAGATATACTGAATGGGGAGAAATCAATTACAAAGAAGGAGTGCCAGCATGGATTACCACGCTGGCAAGACGACCAGTTTTTCACGACCTTCCTACAGTAGAGAACCCGTAATAATGTAAGGAAATATGGGTTTAAAAACCTTCCTAAATAGCGGAATATTTTCATTTAAATGGAATATACATGGAGTTTTTGACTCTTGATATGTGGGGAGTGGTCCTTGCGATAGTTTTCGGAGTGCTTATGCTGGTACTCGGCTCTGGACTTGGAGCGTTCTTCCTGCTATCAATGATAGTTTTCCTTCTCCTTTCGGCCATAGTCACTTATACAGGGATAAAGTACAAGAGAATGCTAAAGATAGGCCAGGAGCCGCGCGGCATAAGGAACGTAATGGCCAATGGCGTGCCTCCCATCATCATGGTTGTACTTTTCTATGCCTTTGATGTTACAGGGAACGGCCAACTTGCGTTGCTTGCCGTGATAGGCTTCCTCGCAAGCGTTGCCGCGATAACAACCGACAAGTTCAGCAGCGAGATAGGGGTATTGAACGGCACGCCATATTCCATATTCTCAATGAAGAGGGTAAAAAAGGGCACTTCCGGAGGTATAACGGTTCTTGGCTCGCTCGCAGGGCTTTTTGCGGCCTTCCTGGTGTCTCTGCTTGTTTTCTTCGCAGTAAGGCAGCTTTATGTGCTGAACGGCTACCACTCTTTCGGGCTGTGGAAGGCCATTGCATTGATAACGGTATCGGGGTTCATTGGAGGGCTCGTTGATTCCGTGCTGGGCCATTACGAGGAGAAGGGCATAGGCAACAAGTTTACCTCCAACTTCGCCTGCGGGATCGTTGCAGGCTTTGTGGCAATGGCATTATTTGCGGTGCTGTGATTGGAATGCAGAAAAGCAAGGATTTGAATGGCGCAAGGGGCGTGTTTGGCAACCGCGAGGTGGTGTACTTTGGCTACGACACCCTCAGCGCGGCAAGGAACATGGCCATAGACCACGCACTGCTACTTCGTGCAGGAAGGCAGGAGAGGTTCTTCCTGCGCTTCTATGAGTTCGAGCGCCCGGCAGTCATACTTGCGGCCCATGACCACCATAGCGTAATAAACAGCAGCAATAACGGCTTTGAGGTGTCAAGGCGCATGACTGGAGGCAGGCCGGTATATGTTGACAGGAGCAATTTCGAGTACAGCATTGCAGGGCCCCTGAAGGAGGGGGAGGCGCTGTGGACCAGCCCGACTACAAGCATACACGGTAATCTGGGGCCGCTGCTTGCAGATGCAATAGAGAGCACGCTAAACAACAGGCATGAGATAACCCTTGGCAGAAGCTCCAGCCTGAGGATCTCGGGAAAGCCAATAGCAGGGCATGGGCAGTACATAAGAAGGGGGCATTCATTCCTTTACCATGGGGTTGTGGCCGTTGACAGATGGGACACCAGAAATATAAGAAATGCGTTGAATGTGACAGAAGAAGACTTGAAGACCCTGGAAACGCTTCCCAACATAAAGGACTTGCTGGGTAACGGGAAGAACAGGGAGATGCTCAAGGAGGAACTCGCCAATAACATCCTTGCAAGGATACCGGAAAAAAACCTCAGCAGGATTTCCAGCCAGGAAAGAGATGACATAATGGAATATGCGCATAGGCTTGAGCTCATGAAGTACAGCAACAGCGATTGGGTATACAGGAACGACGGCCTGCTGAGGAAGGACATGAAATTCTGCATAATAAGCCAGTAATGCCTTTTCAGCTTGGAGTGGCCGGCGAGCCGCTTTGTTGGGCTGGTTTTCTGAGCATGTGCCTCACCATTTTCGTCGTCTGGAGTGCCAGCTCGGCCTCTTCTAATCTACCCTTTTTCATGGCTTTTGAAACAATATTCGAGCCTATTCCGTTGAGGGCCTTTTCATCTGCCAAATCCGTAATTCCTGATTGGCTCAACTGCCTCAATTTCATGAATGCCCCGTTGGCGTTCCCCCTGCTTATCTCCTCGCCTATCCAGCTCCTGAAGAGCCAGTCGCTCCTACTAGTGCCGGGCCTATAAGACTTCTGTTTCTTCGTCATGCATACCCCCTGATTATATTGCAATGCAATTCTTTTTAAATTTGTAGGTCATCTTGTTAGCCAGTCGTCCTGCTTCCATACTGTTGCAAGGGCATAGATGGATGCCAGGAACATTA is part of the Candidatus Micrarchaeota archaeon genome and encodes:
- a CDS encoding DUF92 domain-containing protein, whose protein sequence is MEFLTLDMWGVVLAIVFGVLMLVLGSGLGAFFLLSMIVFLLLSAIVTYTGIKYKRMLKIGQEPRGIRNVMANGVPPIIMVVLFYAFDVTGNGQLALLAVIGFLASVAAITTDKFSSEIGVLNGTPYSIFSMKRVKKGTSGGITVLGSLAGLFAAFLVSLLVFFAVRQLYVLNGYHSFGLWKAIALITVSGFIGGLVDSVLGHYEEKGIGNKFTSNFACGIVAGFVAMALFAVL
- a CDS encoding lipoate--protein ligase family protein; the protein is MQKSKDLNGARGVFGNREVVYFGYDTLSAARNMAIDHALLLRAGRQERFFLRFYEFERPAVILAAHDHHSVINSSNNGFEVSRRMTGGRPVYVDRSNFEYSIAGPLKEGEALWTSPTTSIHGNLGPLLADAIESTLNNRHEITLGRSSSLRISGKPIAGHGQYIRRGHSFLYHGVVAVDRWDTRNIRNALNVTEEDLKTLETLPNIKDLLGNGKNREMLKEELANNILARIPEKNLSRISSQERDDIMEYAHRLELMKYSNSDWVYRNDGLLRKDMKFCIISQ